The following are encoded together in the Longimicrobiaceae bacterium genome:
- a CDS encoding polymer-forming cytoskeletal protein has translation MAIFKKGSNDQGGSGARDKVSAALRNAGTEGSISIIGPGMQIVGDVVTDGTVRVEGKIHGTLRASKSVVIGRDGEVLGDVVAAEAVIGGTVRGTVTTEGRMQLQSTCDIEGEIRTNVQHLLLEEGARFNGQVHMLPAGEVVPETPIRSLGPGTPDSASVAEQPHYGDDYQR, from the coding sequence ATGGCGATCTTCAAGAAGGGCTCGAACGACCAGGGCGGCTCCGGCGCGCGCGACAAGGTGTCCGCGGCGCTGCGGAACGCGGGCACGGAAGGCTCCATCTCCATCATCGGCCCCGGTATGCAGATCGTGGGCGACGTGGTGACGGACGGCACCGTCCGCGTGGAGGGGAAGATCCACGGCACCCTGCGCGCGTCGAAATCGGTGGTGATCGGGCGCGACGGCGAGGTGCTGGGCGACGTGGTGGCCGCGGAGGCGGTGATCGGCGGCACCGTGCGCGGCACGGTGACGACGGAGGGGCGCATGCAACTCCAGTCGACGTGCGACATCGAGGGCGAGATCCGCACGAACGTGCAGCACCTGCTTCTGGAAGAAGGCGCCCGCTTCAACGGCCAGGTGCACATGCTCCCCGCCGGCGAGGTGGTTCCGGAGACGCCCATCCGCAGCCTCGGGCCCGGTACGCCGGACAGCGCTTCCGTCGCGGAGCAGCCGCATTACGGCGACGACTACCAGCGCTGA
- a CDS encoding Nif3-like dinuclear metal center hexameric protein produces the protein MKLEELQTYLDEYLRVADVPDYSGAVNGLQVDGGRDIRRIAVAVDAAQATVDAAVAMDADMLLVHHGLFWDGNQPVTGRRYRRLRALIQAGIAVYSAHLPLDVHPEVGNNAVLARALGIEPAGRFGDYKGHPLGVWGEVDMRREALCARMDEVLGVRVKLVPGGPERVRRVGVITGGAGSMVGAAVEAGLDTFITGEGAHHNFFDAEEGGINLLLGGHYATEVWGVRALAQHLEQRFGLEWRFIDHPTGL, from the coding sequence GTGAAGCTGGAGGAGCTGCAGACCTACTTGGACGAGTACCTGCGCGTCGCGGACGTGCCGGACTACTCCGGCGCGGTGAACGGGCTGCAGGTGGACGGTGGGCGTGACATCCGCCGCATCGCCGTGGCGGTGGATGCGGCGCAGGCGACGGTGGACGCCGCAGTGGCGATGGATGCGGACATGCTTCTGGTGCATCACGGCCTGTTCTGGGACGGCAACCAGCCGGTAACCGGCCGCCGCTACCGGCGCTTGCGCGCGCTGATCCAGGCGGGCATCGCGGTCTACTCGGCGCACCTCCCGCTGGACGTGCACCCGGAAGTGGGCAACAACGCGGTGCTAGCTCGCGCCTTAGGGATTGAGCCGGCGGGCCGCTTTGGCGACTACAAGGGCCATCCGCTCGGGGTGTGGGGCGAGGTGGACATGCGCCGTGAGGCGCTGTGCGCACGCATGGACGAGGTGCTGGGCGTGCGCGTGAAGCTGGTGCCCGGCGGGCCGGAGCGCGTGCGGCGCGTGGGAGTCATCACCGGTGGCGCGGGAAGCATGGTGGGTGCGGCGGTGGAGGCAGGGCTGGACACGTTCATCACCGGCGAGGGCGCACACCACAACTTCTTCGACGCGGAAGAGGGTGGCATCAACCTGCTGCTGGGCGGGCACTACGCCACGGAAGTGTGGGGCGTGC